The nucleotide window CGCACCATCGACGGCTATCTGCGCTACGCCGAGCACCACCAGGCCGCGTACCGCACGATCGTCAGCGGCGGTGTCGGCTTCGACGCCGAGGTGGACGCCATCCGGGAGGGCGTGCGGGAGGCCATCGTCGAGACCATCGCCGAAGGGGCGTACGGGCGGCGGAAGGTGGGCCCGCTGCCCCGTACGGCACTGCTCGGCTGGCTGTGCAGCGTGGAGGGGGCCACCCTCGACTGGATCGGCCACCGCGCCCTGTCGCGCGACCTCATGCGCGAGCTGCTGGTCAAGATGCTCGGCGGCGCCCTGCGCGCCGTCGAGGAGCTCGACGGCTCCTACCCGGCCCCGCGGGCCGCGCGCCGCGACCCCGCGGACGCGAGAGCGGGGACCGTTGCCGGCCCCCGCCCCGCCCGCCGTACGGGAACGGTCAGTTGATCGCCTTGATCAGCTCGCCGTTGGACGTGTCACCGCTCAGCTCCCAGAAGAACGTGCCGCCCAGGCCCTGCGCGTTCTTGTAGCTCATCTTCCCGGCGACGGTCGACGGGGTGTCGTAACTCCACCAGTCGTTGCCGCACTTGGCGTAGGCCGTGCCGCCCACCGTGCCGGTCACCGGGCACTTGGTCTTCAGCACCTTGTAGTCGTCGATGCCCTGCTCGTACGTCCCGGCCGCCGGGCCGGTGGCCGTGCCGCCGGGCGCCGCCTGGGTGACCCCGGTCCAGCCGCGCCCGTAGAAGCCGATGCCGAGCAGCAGCTTCGAGGCCGGGACGCCCATGCCCTTGAGCTTGGCGATGGTCGCGGAGGTGTGGAAACCCGCCTTCGGGATGCCCGTGTAGGAGTTCAGCGCCGAGTGCGGAGCCGTGGGTCCGGCCGCGTCCCAGGCACCGAAGAAGTCGTACGTCATCGGGTTGTACCAGTCGACGTACTGGGCGGCGCCCGCGTAGTCCGCCGCGTCGAGCTTGCCGCCGGCGGTGGCGTCGGCCGGGATCGCCGAGGTGACCAGCGCGGAGCCGCCGAACTTGGCGCGGACGGCCGACATCAGGTTCTTGTACGCGGCCTTCCCGCTGGTGTCGCAACTGAGCCCGCAGGTGTTGGGGTACTCCCAGTCGATGTCGATGCCGTCGAAGACGTCCGCCCACTTCGAGTTCTCGACCAGGTCGTAGCAGGACTGGGCGAAGGCCGCCGGGTTCCTGGCCGCCTCCGTGAAGCCGCCGGACCAGGTCCAGCCGCCGAAGGACCAGAGGACCTTGAGGTTCGGGTGCTTCTTCTTCAGCTCGCGCAGCTGGTTGAAGTTGCCGCGCAGCGGCTGGTCCCAGGTGTCCGCGACCCCGTCGACCGACTCGGCCGCGGTGTGGGTCCGCTCGGTGGCCGCGTAGGCGTCGCCCATCGCGCACTTGCCGCCGGTGACGTTGCCGAAGGCGTAGTTGATGTGCGTCAGTTTGGCCGCGGAGCCGGACGTCTCGATGTTCTTGACCAGGTACTTCCGGTCGTAGGTGCCCCATTCGGTGAAGTAGCCGACGACCTTGGAGCCGGCCGCCTCGGGGGCGGCCGCCCCTGAGGTCGCCGCCGTGGGGGCGGCGGTCCCTTCGGCGGTGGCGGCCGCGGTGGCCGTGCCCGCGCCGGCGAGCAGTCCGGCGCCGAGGGCGGCGCAACACGCTGCGGACAGCAGCGCCCGGAACCGGGCGCGGGGGCGGAGTGAGCTGAGCATCGGGGTCTCCTCGTGGGGGAGAGGGGAACAGTCGCCGATTGGCATGAACGCGGTGAGGCGTTGGAGCGAAACAGTAGGAGGACTAGACCAGTTGGTCA belongs to Streptomyces sp. V3I8 and includes:
- a CDS encoding TetR/AcrR family transcriptional regulator, producing MSSSPQPGDDRPGARGTGRSAVRRAELIAIGRKLFADTSYDALSMDDIAQQAQVAKGLIYYYFRSKRGYYLAIVEDSVAELVSRAAGGLELPPDQRVHRTIDGYLRYAEHHQAAYRTIVSGGVGFDAEVDAIREGVREAIVETIAEGAYGRRKVGPLPRTALLGWLCSVEGATLDWIGHRALSRDLMRELLVKMLGGALRAVEELDGSYPAPRAARRDPADARAGTVAGPRPARRTGTVS
- a CDS encoding glycoside hydrolase family 18 protein — protein: MLSSLRPRARFRALLSAACCAALGAGLLAGAGTATAAATAEGTAAPTAATSGAAAPEAAGSKVVGYFTEWGTYDRKYLVKNIETSGSAAKLTHINYAFGNVTGGKCAMGDAYAATERTHTAAESVDGVADTWDQPLRGNFNQLRELKKKHPNLKVLWSFGGWTWSGGFTEAARNPAAFAQSCYDLVENSKWADVFDGIDIDWEYPNTCGLSCDTSGKAAYKNLMSAVRAKFGGSALVTSAIPADATAGGKLDAADYAGAAQYVDWYNPMTYDFFGAWDAAGPTAPHSALNSYTGIPKAGFHTSATIAKLKGMGVPASKLLLGIGFYGRGWTGVTQAAPGGTATGPAAGTYEQGIDDYKVLKTKCPVTGTVGGTAYAKCGNDWWSYDTPSTVAGKMSYKNAQGLGGTFFWELSGDTSNGELIKAIN